The following DNA comes from Candidatus Omnitrophota bacterium.
AGCTCGTTATTATTATGCTTACCTTGATCATCTTCTCCTGCCTTTCAAAAATTACAGGTTTTAAATGGCGAACCGCTAATAGCAATATCTGCAAATTCCATCAATTATTTACCTTCTTTTTTTCATAACAGGAAATCGTATTCTTTAATCCTTCTTCAAACGAAACCCGTGCCTTAAAACCGAATTCCCGTTTTGCTCTGTTGATATTCAGGCTCCTTCTGGGCTGGCCGTCAGGTTTTGTTTTATTCCAAACAATTTTTCCCTTAAAATTAGTAAACTTGGCGATTAATTCGGCTAGATCTCTAATTGACATCTCAAAACCCGCGCCTAAATTCACAGGGTCGGATTTATTATACTTTTCAGTAGCCAGAATTATCCCTTCTGCGGCGTCTTCTACATATAAAAATTCGCGTGTGGGTTTACCTGTGCCCCAGACAGTGACAGAGTTTTTCCTCTGCCTGATTGCGTCAACGCATTTTTTGATCAAAGCGGGAATAACGTGTGAAGATCCCGGGTTAAAATTATCTCCGGGGCCGTATAAATTTACCGGGAGCAGGAATATTGAATTGAATCCGTATTGTTGGCGATACGCCTGGGATTGCACCAAAAGCATTTTTTTGGCTAGGCCGTAGGGCGCGTTGGTTTCTTCGGGGTATCCATCCCAAAGGTTCTTTTCCTTAAACGGAAGCGGGGTAAATTTGGGATAACAGCAAATAGTCCCGATTGCCACAAATTTCTCAATCTTCCGCTGCCTCCCCATTTCCATCATTTGGACTCCCATCATTAAATTATCATAAAAGAATTTCCCGGGATTCTGCTTATTTGCGCCGATGCCGCCTACAACCGCCGCTAAGTGGATAACCACATCCGGCCGGGCATCCCGGTAAACCTTCCTTACTGAATCCATCTGTACCAAATCGTAATCTTTGAGCTTAGGGACAAAAACCTTCCGGCAGCCGCGTTTC
Coding sequences within:
- a CDS encoding GDP-L-fucose synthase; this translates as MIKVKNKRILVTGGDGFLGCYVVDKLKKRGCRKVFVPKLKDYDLVQMDSVRKVYRDARPDVVIHLAAVVGGIGANKQNPGKFFYDNLMMGVQMMEMGRQRKIEKFVAIGTICCYPKFTPLPFKEKNLWDGYPEETNAPYGLAKKMLLVQSQAYRQQYGFNSIFLLPVNLYGPGDNFNPGSSHVIPALIKKCVDAIRQRKNSVTVWGTGKPTREFLYVEDAAEGIILATEKYNKSDPVNLGAGFEMSIRDLAELIAKFTNFKGKIVWNKTKPDGQPRRSLNINRAKREFGFKARVSFEEGLKNTISCYEKKKVNN